The genomic segment AAAATCGGCATCGGGAAACCGATGCTCGAAGTCATCACCGACCCGGTGGAGTCCCAGGCGAAGGCGTTCTACGCGCGCCGGAACGAGGCCACAGCCGTAGATAAGCTCGCCGAGATCGCCAAGAGTACGCCGGAAGAGATCCAAGCGATCCAGAAGAAATACAAGGACGCCGATTACGACGTTACGGCCCTCACGAAAGACGAGCGGAACAAGTTACTCGGCACGCCGGAAGAAATGCCGGTGCTGGTACCGGTCAAAGCCTTCGAGCCGGTGTTCGGGCCGGCGAAACCGGGCTCCCCGGACGTCGTATCTTTCAAGTTGCAGGTCTACCCGGCCCAGTTCAGCTACATGAGCAACAAGGGCGAGACCCTCCTGGGCAGCAAGAAGTACCTCAGCACCCTGAGCGTGCAAGAGGGGTTCGTGGTGTACTTCAAGGTTTCGATTCTGTGCGGGATCGTTCTCGCCAGCCCGTTCATCTTCTACCAGTTCTGGGCGTTCGTGGGGGCCGGGCTCTACCCCCACGAAAAGAAGTACGTGTACCTGTTTTTCGGGCCGAGCCTGGGACTGTTCATCGCCGGCGTGCTCCTCTGCCAGTTCCTGGTGCTGCCCGGTGCGGT from the Frigoriglobus tundricola genome contains:
- the tatC gene encoding twin-arginine translocase subunit TatC; protein product: MATADRLKKLKSQVPEYPDDVFAETRMSLGEHIEELRYRMIAALKWLLFFLIIGFILDGIGGAIGNKKIGIGKPMLEVITDPVESQAKAFYARRNEATAVDKLAEIAKSTPEEIQAIQKKYKDADYDVTALTKDERNKLLGTPEEMPVLVPVKAFEPVFGPAKPGSPDVVSFKLQVYPAQFSYMSNKGETLLGSKKYLSTLSVQEGFVVYFKVSILCGIVLASPFIFYQFWAFVGAGLYPHEKKYVYLFFGPSLGLFIAGVLLCQFLVLPGAVKALLAFNEMLGFDPDIRLHEWLSLAIVLPLVFGISFQTPLVMVFLNRIGLFTAHDYLTKWRFACFIIAVFAALVTPTPDVITMLYLFIPMFSLYLIGILFCHLFPGFDPNAEQDVEAAEEVAV